In one Candidatus Zixiibacteriota bacterium genomic region, the following are encoded:
- a CDS encoding FAD-binding protein — protein sequence MKTSVINRLKSLLGTNNVLTSQPVLEAYASDASIYRGNPRVVLIPKEERRLKEAVKVLLANGHSITPRGAGTGLAGGAVGDDVIIDLSRLNRVIRCDTLKQTVEVQSGIVYEKLNRYLAPLKLFFPPDPSSGDTCEIGGMLGNNSSGARSVKYGTTREYVEEINLILPDGRPFTARDYKLDSSEIKDLFNNYPEFEKIYKLIDGNREEILASYPRVKKNVCGYDLKTMVEKLEQGIFALPQLFVGSEGSLGLFISARLRLLPLPKSKMTCLILFKHLADVGHATLDFLELKPAGLELIDGNTLDLIGRERFDLPPSAEAMLIVEFDDPPFDETVENLKSFLCKYELSGEPVFETDPKRQASLWDARKAIVPTLYRLDSEARPWGFIEDAAVPSENMPEFIMFLNDLFRRNNLTCGIFGHIGDGNLHVRPAINLSTLEGQKLARNIYDQTYEKIFELGGSATAEHGDGRLRAEVIEQQYGHRVYNLFGRIKELLDPEHLANPDVLVSKKSFIDHIDVEKVVRECAACGKCNAYCPSYAVNGCENMSARGWVRVMLAGDFNAAKSARELDGCLNCKNCAMVCPAGVDVSEYVTFRRGETRTFWGNRIFNRMRDPIKFENMVKLNGLFLRMMDNRLMRPLLSLASSPLVKLDTKRYLPRIAKKSLRERYSRLTETSGNEVAYFYGCADNLLQSRTGSALIALLEEYGYDLALPEQKCCGMPQQTYGYSEYEREHAIYNLESLDRFKHIVFSCATCLGEVLSYPRLFKKGERHYDIARSVASKCYDISEFILRHVDLKFDQHGQMPVKISFHQPCHLREAGRVDSALELIRNLPLVNYIPMEHSDKCCGSAGTFNVFHYKDSMNIFEPKKKALKRADPDLVLTNCPTCILQYVDAMKSPGIACHSVELIADLCGLDV from the coding sequence ATGAAAACTTCTGTTATAAACCGATTAAAGAGTCTATTGGGTACGAATAACGTGCTCACGTCTCAACCTGTACTTGAGGCTTACGCTTCCGACGCTTCGATCTATCGGGGGAATCCTCGGGTGGTACTGATACCCAAAGAGGAAAGACGCCTGAAGGAAGCTGTCAAGGTACTGCTTGCCAACGGTCACTCCATAACTCCCCGCGGGGCCGGAACGGGACTGGCCGGTGGTGCTGTCGGTGATGATGTCATCATCGATTTATCCCGTCTTAACCGTGTCATTCGATGCGATACCCTTAAGCAGACCGTCGAGGTTCAATCCGGGATTGTCTACGAAAAGTTAAATAGATACCTGGCGCCGTTAAAGCTCTTTTTTCCACCAGATCCCTCCTCCGGCGATACCTGCGAAATCGGTGGAATGCTGGGCAATAATTCTTCCGGTGCTCGCTCCGTTAAATATGGCACTACGCGGGAATACGTTGAAGAGATAAACCTGATTTTACCTGACGGAAGGCCGTTTACTGCCCGCGATTATAAACTCGACTCATCTGAGATCAAAGATTTGTTTAACAACTACCCTGAATTCGAGAAGATTTATAAACTGATCGATGGCAACCGGGAGGAAATCCTGGCATCATACCCACGCGTCAAAAAAAATGTTTGTGGTTATGACCTCAAGACGATGGTGGAAAAACTCGAGCAGGGGATCTTTGCCCTGCCGCAACTTTTCGTCGGCTCGGAGGGGAGCCTGGGGCTGTTTATCTCCGCCAGGCTGAGGCTATTGCCGTTACCAAAATCGAAGATGACCTGCCTGATTCTGTTTAAGCACCTGGCCGATGTCGGTCATGCTACCCTCGATTTCCTCGAACTCAAGCCGGCCGGCCTGGAATTGATCGATGGTAACACGCTTGACCTGATTGGCCGTGAACGTTTCGATCTGCCACCATCGGCCGAGGCGATGCTGATTGTGGAGTTTGACGATCCGCCCTTTGATGAAACCGTGGAGAACCTGAAAAGCTTCCTGTGTAAATACGAACTTTCCGGTGAGCCTGTGTTCGAAACCGATCCCAAGCGGCAGGCCAGCCTGTGGGATGCCCGCAAGGCGATAGTCCCGACCCTCTATCGTCTCGACAGCGAAGCCCGCCCCTGGGGATTCATCGAGGATGCCGCTGTACCGTCGGAGAATATGCCGGAATTTATTATGTTTCTTAATGATCTCTTCCGAAGGAACAACCTGACTTGCGGGATCTTTGGTCATATCGGCGACGGCAACCTGCATGTCCGTCCGGCCATCAACCTCTCCACCCTGGAGGGTCAGAAGCTGGCACGGAACATCTACGATCAAACCTATGAAAAAATTTTCGAATTGGGCGGGTCGGCAACCGCTGAGCATGGTGACGGTCGTCTGCGGGCAGAAGTTATCGAACAACAGTATGGCCACAGGGTCTACAACTTGTTCGGCAGGATAAAAGAGCTTCTGGATCCGGAACATCTCGCCAATCCGGATGTGCTGGTATCGAAGAAAAGCTTCATCGACCACATCGACGTCGAAAAAGTTGTGCGCGAATGTGCCGCCTGTGGTAAATGCAACGCGTATTGTCCCAGCTACGCTGTCAATGGTTGTGAGAATATGTCGGCCCGGGGCTGGGTGCGGGTGATGCTCGCTGGAGATTTCAATGCCGCAAAAAGCGCGCGCGAACTGGACGGGTGCCTGAACTGCAAAAACTGCGCCATGGTATGCCCGGCGGGGGTGGATGTTTCTGAATATGTTACCTTCAGGCGTGGAGAGACCCGTACTTTCTGGGGCAATCGTATCTTCAACCGCATGCGCGACCCGATAAAATTTGAGAATATGGTAAAATTAAATGGTCTGTTCTTGCGCATGATGGATAACCGCTTGATGAGACCGCTGTTGTCCTTGGCTTCTTCGCCCCTGGTCAAGCTCGATACGAAGCGTTATCTGCCCAGGATCGCAAAGAAGTCCCTGCGCGAGAGGTACTCCCGTTTGACCGAAACCAGCGGTAATGAAGTAGCTTACTTCTACGGCTGTGCAGATAACCTGCTTCAGTCCCGCACCGGATCCGCCCTGATAGCTCTACTGGAGGAATACGGGTACGACCTGGCATTGCCGGAGCAAAAATGTTGCGGGATGCCTCAGCAGACCTACGGATATTCCGAATATGAACGCGAACACGCGATCTACAACCTCGAGTCACTCGACCGCTTTAAACATATCGTTTTTTCATGCGCCACCTGCCTGGGCGAGGTGTTGTCATATCCGCGCCTGTTCAAAAAAGGTGAACGTCATTATGATATTGCGCGAAGTGTGGCTTCAAAATGCTATGACATTTCTGAGTTTATCCTCAGGCATGTGGATCTGAAATTCGACCAGCATGGACAGATGCCGGTAAAAATCAGTTTCCATCAGCCCTGCCATTTGCGCGAAGCCGGGCGGGTAGATTCCGCTCTCGAGCTGATCAGGAACCTTCCGCTGGTAAACTATATCCCTATGGAGCACTCTGATAAATGTTGCGGTTCTGCCGGTACTTTCAATGTTTTTCATTACAAAGACTCCATGAATATCTTCGAGCCAAAAAAGAAAGCTCTTAAGAGAGCTGATCCCGATCTTGTGCTGACTAATTGTCCCACCTGTATCCTGCAGTACGTGGATGCCATGAAATCTCCCGGAATCGCCTGCCACTCGGTGGAACTGATCGCCGATTTATGCGGTTTAGATGTCTAA
- the nifJ gene encoding pyruvate:ferredoxin (flavodoxin) oxidoreductase yields the protein MAETKFQETEEVSKSSAKRRTVTIDGNTAAAYVAHATNEVIAIYPITPSSNMGEMADAKSAAGETNIWGTIPNVVEMQSEGGASGAVHGAITTGSLTTTFTASQGLLLMIPNMFKIAGELTPTVFHVSARAVATHALSIFGDHSDVMATRSTGFGLMASGSVQEVMDLALVAQASALKSQVPFVHFFDGFRTSHEVSKVEEISFNDMRALLPYELIKRHKDRALSPEHPTIKGTSQNPDVFFASRETVNKYYAATPDIVQEQMDKFKQVVGREYKLFQYYGDPEAEHVVIMMGTGSETTHEVVNHLNQQGEKVGLIKVRLYRPFSIKHLAEALPSTVKKIAVLDRTKEPGSLGEPLYTDVQAAIDEAMLAGWTKFKKRPLVVGGRYGLGSAEYNAGMAKSVFDNLKKDETLNHFSVGIKDDVTFHSLDWDNDFDIEGDDVFRGLFYGLGSDGTVGANKNSIKIIGENTDNYAQGYFVYDSKKAGAVTVSHVRFGPNPIQRPYLITKAKFVACHNFSFLEKYDMLSNLVEGGTFLLNSPYSANEVWDKMPKEVQKQIIDKKLDFYVIDGIHLAKELGLGSRINMIMQTAFFAISEILPKDRAVEEIKKAIKKTYGRKGEKIVQMNYDAVDTALKNYHKVDYPNKVTSEISMPPIVPDHAPEFVKNVTAEIIAGRGDKLPVSAFPDDGSYPTATTQYEKRNIAVDIPVWEPDICTQCGFCSFVCPHATIRPKIYDPKYLDDAPEGWKSVDAKGGKNVKGMKYTLQVAPEDCTGCQLCVEVCPAHEKDADGNKTGRRAVNMEFQPPLRERERENWEYFLTIPETDPERYKITTVKGSQFVRPLFEFSGACAGCGETPYVKLVSQLFGDRALMGNATGCSSIYGGNLPTTPFAQRDDGRGPAWSNSLFEDNAEFAFGMRLTVDKMTEFALELLRKVVPEAYDEIANADQSTPMGIELQRERVENLKKKLKGMDTDSAQSLHTVADYLVKKSVWAIGGDGWAYDIGYGGLDHVMASGRDVNVLVLDTEVYSNTGGQMSKATPRGATAQFAAAGRPSMKKDLGMMMMAYGDVYVAQVAMGASLNQTIKAFVEAESYNGPSIIIAYSHCIAHGFNMIKGLDEQQKAVDSGHWILYRYNPALAHEGKNPLQLDSKEPKIPYEEYAYSENRWRSLKAINPDRAAALMKLAQQDAKRRWNIYKQMSEMDYTFAKVSE from the coding sequence ATGGCAGAAACAAAATTCCAGGAGACTGAAGAGGTTTCAAAGTCGAGTGCCAAGCGCAGAACGGTTACGATCGATGGTAACACAGCGGCCGCTTATGTCGCTCACGCTACCAACGAAGTCATAGCGATTTATCCTATCACACCGTCATCCAATATGGGTGAGATGGCCGATGCAAAATCAGCCGCGGGTGAGACCAATATCTGGGGCACAATTCCAAACGTGGTGGAGATGCAGTCAGAAGGCGGCGCTTCAGGCGCAGTCCACGGCGCGATCACCACCGGTTCATTGACAACGACTTTCACAGCTTCCCAGGGTCTGCTTCTGATGATTCCGAACATGTTTAAAATCGCCGGCGAATTGACCCCGACGGTATTTCATGTTTCGGCCCGCGCAGTTGCGACTCACGCGCTTTCGATTTTCGGCGATCACTCGGACGTCATGGCTACCCGTTCGACCGGATTCGGTCTGATGGCTTCCGGTTCGGTGCAGGAAGTTATGGACCTGGCACTGGTGGCACAGGCTTCCGCCCTCAAGAGCCAGGTGCCGTTTGTACATTTCTTTGACGGCTTCAGGACTTCTCATGAGGTTTCCAAGGTAGAGGAAATTTCGTTTAACGATATGCGCGCGCTTCTTCCCTATGAACTGATCAAGCGCCATAAGGACCGCGCTCTCAGCCCGGAACATCCTACTATCAAGGGCACTTCACAGAATCCGGATGTTTTCTTCGCGTCTCGTGAAACCGTTAACAAATATTACGCCGCCACTCCGGATATCGTCCAGGAACAGATGGACAAATTCAAGCAGGTCGTCGGCCGCGAATACAAACTTTTCCAGTACTATGGCGACCCTGAGGCTGAGCATGTAGTCATAATGATGGGTACCGGCTCTGAAACAACTCATGAAGTGGTCAATCATCTCAATCAGCAGGGCGAAAAAGTCGGCTTGATCAAAGTCAGGCTCTATCGCCCCTTCTCGATCAAGCATCTGGCTGAAGCTCTGCCATCTACTGTCAAAAAGATTGCCGTACTGGATCGCACCAAGGAGCCCGGTTCACTGGGCGAACCTCTCTATACCGATGTGCAGGCGGCTATTGACGAAGCTATGCTGGCCGGCTGGACCAAGTTCAAGAAACGCCCGCTGGTAGTCGGCGGCCGCTACGGCCTCGGCTCGGCGGAATACAATGCCGGTATGGCAAAGTCGGTCTTTGACAATCTCAAAAAAGACGAAACGTTGAATCATTTCTCGGTCGGTATCAAAGACGATGTCACCTTCCACAGCCTCGATTGGGACAACGATTTTGATATCGAGGGGGACGATGTCTTCCGGGGCTTGTTCTATGGTCTCGGTTCGGACGGCACTGTCGGTGCCAACAAGAACTCGATCAAGATCATCGGCGAGAACACCGACAATTACGCCCAGGGTTATTTCGTCTACGACTCCAAGAAGGCTGGTGCTGTCACGGTCTCTCATGTCCGTTTCGGACCTAACCCTATCCAGAGACCGTACCTGATTACGAAAGCTAAATTCGTCGCCTGTCACAACTTCTCATTTCTGGAAAAATACGACATGCTTTCCAACCTTGTTGAAGGCGGAACGTTCCTGTTAAACAGCCCGTATAGCGCCAACGAAGTCTGGGACAAGATGCCGAAGGAAGTCCAGAAGCAGATCATAGATAAAAAGTTAGACTTCTATGTCATTGATGGTATCCACCTGGCCAAGGAACTCGGCCTCGGGTCCCGTATCAACATGATCATGCAGACCGCTTTCTTCGCGATTTCTGAAATCCTCCCGAAAGACAGGGCGGTCGAAGAGATCAAGAAAGCAATCAAGAAGACATACGGTCGCAAGGGCGAAAAGATCGTGCAGATGAACTACGACGCGGTCGATACGGCCTTGAAGAATTATCATAAAGTCGATTATCCAAACAAGGTCACCAGCGAAATCAGCATGCCCCCGATCGTTCCGGATCACGCTCCGGAGTTTGTCAAGAATGTCACTGCTGAAATCATTGCAGGCCGTGGAGATAAGCTTCCGGTCTCGGCGTTTCCCGATGACGGCTCTTATCCGACCGCGACCACGCAGTACGAGAAGCGCAATATCGCGGTCGATATTCCGGTCTGGGAACCGGATATCTGCACCCAGTGTGGATTCTGTTCATTTGTCTGTCCGCATGCTACGATTCGTCCGAAGATCTATGATCCAAAATATCTGGATGACGCACCCGAGGGCTGGAAATCAGTCGATGCCAAAGGCGGTAAAAACGTCAAGGGCATGAAGTACACGCTCCAGGTCGCCCCGGAAGATTGCACTGGATGCCAGCTCTGTGTCGAGGTCTGCCCCGCGCATGAGAAAGATGCCGACGGTAACAAGACCGGCCGCAGGGCGGTCAATATGGAATTCCAGCCCCCGCTTCGTGAACGTGAACGCGAGAACTGGGAGTACTTCCTGACGATTCCTGAAACCGATCCGGAGAGGTACAAAATTACTACGGTAAAAGGCAGTCAGTTCGTGCGACCCTTGTTCGAATTCTCCGGGGCATGTGCCGGATGCGGTGAGACGCCGTATGTCAAGCTGGTCTCCCAGCTGTTCGGAGATCGTGCATTGATGGGTAACGCCACCGGATGTTCCTCGATTTACGGCGGTAACCTTCCGACCACGCCTTTTGCTCAGCGCGATGACGGCCGTGGACCGGCCTGGTCGAATTCTTTGTTCGAAGACAACGCTGAGTTCGCGTTCGGTATGCGCCTGACTGTCGACAAGATGACTGAGTTCGCTCTTGAACTCTTACGCAAGGTTGTCCCCGAAGCTTATGATGAGATCGCGAACGCAGACCAGTCGACTCCGATGGGTATCGAGCTCCAGCGTGAGAGAGTGGAAAACCTCAAGAAGAAACTAAAAGGCATGGATACCGACAGCGCTCAGTCACTGCATACCGTGGCCGACTACCTGGTCAAGAAGTCTGTCTGGGCGATCGGTGGAGACGGATGGGCGTACGATATCGGCTATGGCGGTCTCGATCATGTGATGGCCTCCGGCCGTGATGTCAACGTCCTGGTACTGGATACGGAAGTTTATTCCAACACCGGCGGTCAGATGTCAAAGGCGACACCGCGTGGGGCTACCGCACAGTTCGCCGCGGCGGGTCGTCCCTCGATGAAAAAGGATCTGGGGATGATGATGATGGCTTACGGCGATGTCTATGTCGCTCAGGTAGCGATGGGAGCCAGTCTCAACCAGACAATCAAGGCATTTGTGGAAGCCGAGTCCTACAATGGACCGTCGATCATCATCGCCTACTCTCACTGTATCGCGCACGGGTTCAACATGATCAAAGGGCTCGATGAACAGCAGAAGGCTGTCGATTCGGGACACTGGATTCTCTATCGATACAATCCAGCCCTTGCCCATGAAGGTAAAAATCCGCTTCAGCTCGATTCCAAAGAGCCGAAGATTCCGTACGAAGAATACGCTTATTCCGAAAACCGCTGGCGTTCGCTGAAGGCGATCAATCCGGATCGCGCGGCCGCACTTATGAAGCTGGCTCAGCAGGATGCCAAGCGTCGCTGGAATATCTACAAACAGATGTCGGAAATGGATTACACTTTCGCAAAAGTGAGTGAATAA
- the cobO gene encoding cob(I)yrinic acid a,c-diamide adenosyltransferase, which produces MSEEKQETHGLVLVNTGDGKGKTTAALGLCVRAAGYQKKVKIVQFIKGTWKYGELEGIKLLAPYVDMVQKGKGFVGIVDDKEDISTHIRAAKEALDYAREEMLSGKYDIVILDEINVAVNLNLISVQDLMELVDQKPPKLHLMLTGRNAPGELIDRADLVTEMREVKHPFQKGILAQQAVDY; this is translated from the coding sequence ATGAGCGAGGAGAAACAGGAAACTCACGGGCTGGTGCTGGTCAATACCGGGGACGGTAAGGGCAAAACCACGGCCGCCCTGGGATTGTGTGTCCGGGCCGCGGGGTACCAGAAGAAAGTCAAAATCGTACAGTTCATAAAAGGTACCTGGAAATATGGCGAACTGGAGGGGATCAAGCTTCTGGCTCCTTATGTAGATATGGTCCAGAAAGGGAAAGGGTTCGTCGGTATAGTCGACGACAAAGAAGATATCTCAACCCATATCCGGGCCGCCAAAGAGGCCCTCGATTACGCCCGTGAAGAGATGCTGTCCGGAAAGTACGATATAGTTATTCTGGACGAGATCAATGTCGCTGTCAATCTGAATTTGATAAGTGTGCAGGATTTGATGGAGCTTGTCGACCAGAAACCGCCCAAACTTCACCTGATGCTGACCGGGCGCAATGCCCCCGGGGAATTGATCGACCGGGCCGACCTGGTGACTGAGATGCGCGAGGTCAAACATCCCTTCCAGAAGGGAATCCTGGCCCAGCAGGCGGTTGACTATTGA
- a CDS encoding Rrf2 family transcriptional regulator yields the protein MRFTKAEDYGLYGVLYLAEQEDNRIVPLSEISQSQNVPEKFLAKIFQSLSRAGIIKSHRGVKGGFTLARSPEEISVRELVETIQGPYFLSKCVHDHRECDKSDHCPVRYLLHLTLKCIHDQFDKYTLADMLKWKSDPNITSEINSN from the coding sequence ATGAGATTTACCAAAGCTGAAGACTATGGATTGTATGGAGTTTTGTACCTTGCCGAGCAGGAGGACAACCGGATAGTACCTCTCTCGGAGATTTCACAATCACAGAATGTACCGGAAAAATTTCTTGCTAAAATCTTTCAGTCTCTTTCCCGGGCGGGAATAATAAAATCACACCGCGGCGTCAAAGGTGGTTTTACACTTGCTCGTTCACCTGAGGAGATTTCGGTCAGGGAACTGGTGGAAACAATCCAGGGACCATACTTTCTCTCGAAATGTGTCCATGATCATCGTGAATGTGATAAGAGCGATCATTGTCCGGTGCGGTATCTATTGCACCTGACTTTGAAATGTATCCACGACCAGTTTGACAAATACACGTTGGCTGACATGTTGAAATGGAAATCCGATCCTAATATAACTTCAGAGATTAATTCCAATTAA
- a CDS encoding dCTP deaminase: MPIKSDRWIRRMARDAEMIKPFSSKQIRSKKISYGLSSYGYDIRVSDEFMIFTNVNSDIVDPKKFSASMLMEVKAKSILIPPNSFALARTVEYFKIPRNVLTLCLGKSTYARCGIIVNVTPFEPEWEGHATLEISNTTPLPAKVYANEGIAQILFLEADEVCEVSYGDKKGKYQKQRNITLPRI, translated from the coding sequence ATGCCGATAAAATCCGACCGCTGGATACGCCGCATGGCTCGTGACGCCGAGATGATCAAACCGTTTTCATCCAAGCAGATACGCAGCAAAAAGATATCCTACGGGCTATCGTCATACGGCTATGATATTCGAGTATCCGACGAATTCATGATTTTCACGAATGTCAATTCCGACATAGTTGATCCCAAGAAATTTTCTGCCTCGATGCTCATGGAGGTCAAGGCCAAGTCTATTTTGATACCGCCCAACAGTTTCGCGCTGGCAAGGACGGTGGAATACTTCAAGATTCCGCGCAATGTGCTGACGCTTTGCCTGGGAAAATCGACATACGCGCGATGCGGTATCATCGTCAATGTGACCCCCTTCGAACCGGAATGGGAAGGTCATGCCACGCTGGAGATATCCAACACCACTCCCCTTCCGGCGAAAGTCTACGCCAATGAAGGAATTGCTCAAATTCTGTTTTTAGAGGCCGATGAAGTCTGTGAGGTCTCATACGGCGATAAAAAGGGGAAATATCAAAAACAGAGAAATATTACTCTTCCGCGAATATAA